From a region of the Falco cherrug isolate bFalChe1 chromosome 9, bFalChe1.pri, whole genome shotgun sequence genome:
- the FGFBP3 gene encoding fibroblast growth factor-binding protein 3 produces MRLPLALLALAALGAAAAGGTGREAAQAGRFSTPERHRCRWELRWAAGASELRLSCWPPAGGGAARSCAYRGEPRRCPAYGARSRQYWRQVLGRLRRRRHPCAPGGPLSARLCGPGRAPPEAQLRLLPGPGASPPPATAGPGQHPAETYCAERWHSLCSFFVGFWEG; encoded by the coding sequence ATGAGGCTGCCCCTGGCGCTGCTGGCCCTGGCCGCACtgggggccgccgccgccggcgggacGGGTCGGGAGGCGGCGCAGGCGGGCCGGTTCTCCACGCCGGAGCGGCACCGGTGCCGCTGGGAGCTGCGCTGGGCGGCGGGGGCCAGCGAGCTGCGGCTGAGCTGCTGgccgccggcgggcggcggggcggcgcggagcTGCGCCTACCGCGGGGagccgcggcgctgccccgccTACGGCGCCCGCAGCCGCCAGTACTGGCGGCaggtgctgggcaggctgcggcggcggcggcacccCTGCGCGCCGGGCGGCCCGCTCAGCGCCCGCCTCTGCGGCCCGGGCCGGGCGCCCCCCGAGGCGCAGCTCCGCCtgctgcccggccccggcgcctccccgccgcccgccaccGCGGGGCCCGGCCAGCACCCGGCGGAGACCTACTGCGCCGAGCGGTGGCACTCGCTGTGCAGCTTCTTCGTCGGCTTCTGGGAGGGCTGA